CGCCCTGAGAAAGTATGGATCGCGGTTCATTCTTCTTCTGGATCAGTACCGGCCCGAAATGGTGCAGGACCCCTATATATTTTCCCGTATTTCCAGGGTGGGAGGGTATGAGAATGCCCATATTTGTTTCTACCGGTTTGTACCGGATATGACCATTCAGAAGATTGAAGTTCCGGAGCTGCCGGAACGAAGGTACTTCTTTCGGCCCATGGAAGACAGAAGGAGAATGAGGTATTTGAATTTCGAGGGAGGAATCGAATAATCGTATAACGGTGGACTGATGCCGTATTATAAGGGAGGATAAATATGAGGATTACCTGGCGTGTTGTATTCCTGCTTATGCTGGTTCTGGCCAGCTCCTGCAGGAAAAAAGAGAAGGGTACACAGGACACCTATGTGGTGGTGGTTTCCTTTGACGGATTCAGGTGGGACTATACGGATCTGTATGCTACTCCCAATTTCAATGAAATGGCCAAGGCGGGGGTGAAGGCCGAATATCTGCTGTCCTCATTTCCAACCAAGACATTTCCCAACCACTATACGCTGGCTACCGGACTATATCCCGATCACCATGGAATAATCAATAATAGTTTTTATGCTTCCGATCTGGACGGTATTTATCGGATTGGAGACAGTAGCATGGTTACGGATCCTGACTCCTATTTCGGGGAACCTGTCTGGGTGACCGCGGAGAAGCAGGGGGTCCGATCGGCCTCCTATTTCTGGGTGGGCAGTGAAGCTGCAATCGGGGGAGTCATGCCCTCATACTGGTATCCATATGAGGAGTCTGTCCCTTATCTTTCCCGTGTGGATCAGCTTATTAACTGGTTGAAGTTACCCCTCCCTGAGCGTCCCGGACTGGTGTTCCTCTATTTTGATGAACCGGATGGAATTGCCCACGATTATGGCCCGGAACATCCCGAGACCGGAAAAATGGTCACGTATCTGGATTCAGTGCTGGGATATCTCCGCAGTGAGATTGCAGCACTGGAGTACGGGGAGCTTGTAAATCTCCTGGTCCTTTCCGATCATGGGATGGGACCCACATCGTCGGATAAATATGTAAACCTGGAGGAACATCTTAAGGGGGAGTGGACCCGGAGTATTGTGGGTGGGAATCCGGTATATCTCATTCAGCCTCAAGAAGCTTGTGCCGATTCCATTACTACGGCACTGAACCGCCTGGAGGGTGTCACTGCCTGGCAGAAGGAGGATATCCCGGAACGTCTTCATTATGGCAGCAGTCCCCGTTTCCCGGGTATCGTCGTGGTCGCAGACAGTTTATGGAGCATTGGGACCAGGCCCGATCCTTCCGGGTATACCGGGGGAGCCCACGGCTACGACAATGCCTTCACCGACATGCGTGCCATCTTTTATGCAGAGGGACCTGCCTTTAAGAAAGCCTGTCAGGCAGATCCATTCTCCAATGTGGAGGTCTATGGCATTATTGCTGAAGTACTGGGTCTTGACCCTGCACCAAGCGATGGAAATCCGGAGAACGTCCGGTCCATCTTCCGGTAAGAATAGCGGCAGGATACTGTTTAGGGTTGCAGACACTGCCAGGAGGAAGAAAAAGAGGCCGTATCAAAAGGTACGGCCTCTTGCTGTTTCGGGCATGTTATTCCATGCGGCTTATTTGGTGGCTCTTTCCAGCCTTTTCAGGATGGAGAAGATAAATGCAGCCGACAGCAGACAGGTAACCACGAAGATTCCCCACAGTTGCCAAAGCTGGATCCTTTCCCAGAAGAAGCTGCCGATAAATAGAAGTTTGTTCCCAACTGCAGTGGCCAGCAACCACCCGCCCTGCATCACCCCCTGGAACCTGACCGGTGCCACTTTGGATACAAAGGAGAGTCCCATAGGGCTCAGGAATAGCTCGGCAAAGGTCAGAACCAGGTAGGTCGACATCAGCCAGTAGGGCATGATCCGGGAAGTGTCGGGAACGGGATTAACCTGAATCACCTCGCCGGCCTCGTTAAGGAGCTGCAGATCCACGGGCGATATAAGTTTGATGGAACCAATGACCATGACCATAAAGCCAAAGGCTGCGATCACCATCCCGATCCCAATTTTCTTGGGTGTGGAAGGTTCCATGCCCTTTTTATTAAGCCAGGCAAAAGCCGCCATTACCACAAAGGTCAGGGAGACAATAAAGAGAGGGTTAAAGGATTGAAAGACTTCGGGTGCAATGGGATTGCTGGCTTCTCCCTGAGAGTAGAAGTAATATCCGACGGCCCCTCCTGCAATGGTCATGACAGCACCGATAATCCGTTTGTTTTTGAAGGAGTTCTTTCCCACGAGCAGTATGATACCCGCAATAAATACGATTACCGAGAGAATTCTTTCCAGGGTAAAGAACATGAAGGTGCCCGGCCCTACTGATTTTACGGTATAGTCTCTGGCAAAGAAGGTCATGGTAAGTCCGTTCTGGTGGAAACCCATCCAGAAGAAGATCACAACAAAGAAGACCAGCAGCAGAGATACCACCCGCTGTTTCTCTTCTTTGGAGGCAATCATCACGATCCAGGTAACGAAGGCGACAAAGAGGCCTATGGCAGACCCGGTAGCAATATCTTTTACGAAGCTGATCAGCACAGCAGCCACAGCTCCTGCAAAAAGGGCAATCGGGATGGCCAGTGGCTTCTCCCGGAGGGTAATGGTTCTATCTCCGGCTGCTTTCTCCCTTTTGGGAAGATGCTTGTGAAAGATCAGATAGGCCAGCAGGGAGATCACCATGGCAATGGCTGCAATCCCGAAGGCAAAATTATATCCCCGGGAAAAAACTTCAATATAGGAATTGGCAAAGGCTCCCAGATCAGCTACCGGGCCATTCAGGCTGACCGTATCGGCAAGTTGCTGAAGAACGCTTGTATCCTCGAGGATTCCGTCTTTATACTGGTGGCAGAGTGCCGGGAGACTTCCGTCGTGAAGGAAACCATTGGTTTTCAACCACCAGTTCCGGACACCCATTGCGGCAAAAGGTGCGAAGAAGGCACCCACATTGATCCCCATGTAAAAAATTAGAAAAGCATTATCACGTACCTTGTCGTATTTGGGGTCATCATAAAGCTGACCCACCACGGCCTGGAGGTTCCCTTTGAAAAAGCCATTTCCGATGGCAATGGTGAAGAGACTGATCACTGTGACAGAAAGAGGCATTCCCGGGATGGCCATCATGACATATCCCACAAACATGATCACCTGGCCCATGGAGATTACCGCCGTATATTTCCTGGTGGCATCGGCAAGTATTCCGCCTACCAGTGCCAGGGCGTAAATGGCAAAGTAGAACCAGCTGTAAATGTCACCCGCTGTCTCCGCAGCAAGGCCGAATTTTGCCTGCAGGAAAAGCACCAGGATCGCCATCATGGTATAGAAGCCAAAACGCTCCCCCATGTTCGCAAAGAAAGCTACGTAGAGTCCTTTCGGATGTCCTTTTAACATAGAGTTTAGTTTTTATGAATATTCTGATTTTCGTAATGGGGACAAATATAGAAATAGTTTTTTCTTAATTTTGATTCAAACAGCATGTTATGAAAATTTTCACGGCTGCACAGTTAAGGGAAATCGATACCTGTACCATTCAACAGGAACCCATCCGGTCGGTTGACCTGATGGAAAGAGCGGCCGGTTGTCTGACAGGCTGGTATGTGAGGCAGTTCCATACCGACCGGAAGGTGGTTATATTTGCCGGCCCGGGTAACAACGGGGGGGATGCACTGGCCATGGCCCGTATGCTGGCAGACAGGCAATTCCGGGTGGATTGCTATTTACTTCTTTTCGGGACCCTGTCTGAAGATTGCGGAATCAACCTGCAGCGACTGAAGGCCCAGGGCCGGGTTAAGCTTTTCGAACTGGGTAAGGAGGATGCCCTTCCTCCACTGGGACCCACCGATGTGGTGGTGGACGGAATATTTGGTTCGGGACTATCCAGGAAGGTTACCGGTTTTCCAGCCAGGGTCATCAGACATATAAACCAAAATGCCGGTACGGTGATTGCTGTCGATATCCCCTCGGGACTTTTCGGGGAGGATAATAGCAAAAATGATTACCGGGATGTGATCCGTGCCCGTTATACCCTCACCTTTCAGTTTCCTTTTCTCTCCTTTTTCTTTGATCTCCATGAACCGCATGTGGGAATATGGAGGGTTCACGAGATTAAGCTACATCCCGGGACCATCGCGGATAAAAAAACCGACTACTTCACCCTGGAGCCCGAAGATATCCGGGCAGCGCTGCCTGCACGGAATAAATTCGCCCATAAAGGAAGTGTGGGACATGCGCTTATGATCTCCGGATCTTATGGGATGATGGGAGCCGCCCTGCTTGCTGGAGAGTCCTGCCTCAGGTCCGGAACCGGCCTGGTGACTCTTCATATTCCAAAGTTTGGTTACAGCATTGTGCAAACTGCATTTCCGGAAGCTGTTGTAAGCATCGACCAATCCGATATTCTCTTTAGTGAACCGCCCGATCTGAGTCCTTACAGCGCCATTGGCATTGGTCCGGGTCTTGGCTGCAAACCCAATTCAGCGAAAGGCCTGAAACTGTTGCTCGAGAGGGTGGGGGTGCCCCTGGTTCTGGATGCAGACGGACTGAATATCCTCTCCCGGCATCCCGATTGGTATCCCCTGTTGCCGGCGGGGACCATTCTCACTCCGCATCCCAGGGAATTCGACCGCCTGGCAGGAGAAAGCAGGGATTCCTATGAGCGGCACCTGAAACAGCGGGAGTTTGCCCGCAGGTATCAGGTGGTGGTGGTATTAAAGGGGGCCCATACCGGGATCGCCTCCCCGGACGGCAGATACTGGTTCAATACCACGGGGAACCCGGGAATGGCCACGGGCGGGAGCGGAGATGTACTTACTGGTCTGATTACAGGTCTTCTTGCACAGGGGATCCCCTCCCTGGATGCGGCTCTTGCCGGAGTTTACCTGCACGGGCTGGCAGGCGACCTGGCTGCAGAGGCTTCCGGTGAGGAGGCCCTTATTGCCGGTGACATCATTCTCTTCCTGGGAGATGCTTTCCGGGAACTAAAAGCTTAGACTTCGTTAAATCCTAGGTTCTGCCCCTTCAGTACTCGCCGCTTTTATTCAAAAATGCGGTGGTGGACGATGCAGTGATTCCGGACGAGGAAGAAAAAAAAGTCCGGGCCCCGGATGAACAGAAACTCTTCATATGTTTTTTTGTATAACATTCACCAATGAACTAATTTCGT
This genomic stretch from Bacteroidales bacterium harbors:
- a CDS encoding ectonucleotide pyrophosphatase/phosphodiesterase translates to MRITWRVVFLLMLVLASSCRKKEKGTQDTYVVVVSFDGFRWDYTDLYATPNFNEMAKAGVKAEYLLSSFPTKTFPNHYTLATGLYPDHHGIINNSFYASDLDGIYRIGDSSMVTDPDSYFGEPVWVTAEKQGVRSASYFWVGSEAAIGGVMPSYWYPYEESVPYLSRVDQLINWLKLPLPERPGLVFLYFDEPDGIAHDYGPEHPETGKMVTYLDSVLGYLRSEIAALEYGELVNLLVLSDHGMGPTSSDKYVNLEEHLKGEWTRSIVGGNPVYLIQPQEACADSITTALNRLEGVTAWQKEDIPERLHYGSSPRFPGIVVVADSLWSIGTRPDPSGYTGGAHGYDNAFTDMRAIFYAEGPAFKKACQADPFSNVEVYGIIAEVLGLDPAPSDGNPENVRSIFR
- a CDS encoding peptide MFS transporter, with amino-acid sequence MLKGHPKGLYVAFFANMGERFGFYTMMAILVLFLQAKFGLAAETAGDIYSWFYFAIYALALVGGILADATRKYTAVISMGQVIMFVGYVMMAIPGMPLSVTVISLFTIAIGNGFFKGNLQAVVGQLYDDPKYDKVRDNAFLIFYMGINVGAFFAPFAAMGVRNWWLKTNGFLHDGSLPALCHQYKDGILEDTSVLQQLADTVSLNGPVADLGAFANSYIEVFSRGYNFAFGIAAIAMVISLLAYLIFHKHLPKREKAAGDRTITLREKPLAIPIALFAGAVAAVLISFVKDIATGSAIGLFVAFVTWIVMIASKEEKQRVVSLLLVFFVVIFFWMGFHQNGLTMTFFARDYTVKSVGPGTFMFFTLERILSVIVFIAGIILLVGKNSFKNKRIIGAVMTIAGGAVGYYFYSQGEASNPIAPEVFQSFNPLFIVSLTFVVMAAFAWLNKKGMEPSTPKKIGIGMVIAAFGFMVMVIGSIKLISPVDLQLLNEAGEVIQVNPVPDTSRIMPYWLMSTYLVLTFAELFLSPMGLSFVSKVAPVRFQGVMQGGWLLATAVGNKLLFIGSFFWERIQLWQLWGIFVVTCLLSAAFIFSILKRLERATK
- a CDS encoding NAD(P)H-hydrate dehydratase; the protein is MKIFTAAQLREIDTCTIQQEPIRSVDLMERAAGCLTGWYVRQFHTDRKVVIFAGPGNNGGDALAMARMLADRQFRVDCYLLLFGTLSEDCGINLQRLKAQGRVKLFELGKEDALPPLGPTDVVVDGIFGSGLSRKVTGFPARVIRHINQNAGTVIAVDIPSGLFGEDNSKNDYRDVIRARYTLTFQFPFLSFFFDLHEPHVGIWRVHEIKLHPGTIADKKTDYFTLEPEDIRAALPARNKFAHKGSVGHALMISGSYGMMGAALLAGESCLRSGTGLVTLHIPKFGYSIVQTAFPEAVVSIDQSDILFSEPPDLSPYSAIGIGPGLGCKPNSAKGLKLLLERVGVPLVLDADGLNILSRHPDWYPLLPAGTILTPHPREFDRLAGESRDSYERHLKQREFARRYQVVVVLKGAHTGIASPDGRYWFNTTGNPGMATGGSGDVLTGLITGLLAQGIPSLDAALAGVYLHGLAGDLAAEASGEEALIAGDIILFLGDAFRELKA